One window from the genome of Balaenoptera musculus isolate JJ_BM4_2016_0621 chromosome 3, mBalMus1.pri.v3, whole genome shotgun sequence encodes:
- the MBD3L1 gene encoding LOW QUALITY PROTEIN: methyl-CpG-binding domain protein 3-like 1 (The sequence of the model RefSeq protein was modified relative to this genomic sequence to represent the inferred CDS: inserted 6 bases in 3 codons; substituted 1 base at 1 genomic stop codon), producing the protein MMVKTSQRKQRDCXETNPKCGLSTSIPLRMSXYIFKRLVTRITSYPGNEIRCHQWEKTLDKPQQVPWQKRLHGFQAFSGTREPLSTLDLAKALQKLATSCTGESLPGVLTGGLNSSPRPTPAQSSHLAEMIPGAGLGISQLLCKQFPVTEEDIRXNRKVKVARERLRIALIADRLAIKAEKVRGXEGCPDKHC; encoded by the exons atGATGGTCAAGACTTCACAGAGGAAGCAACGTGATTG AGAAACCAATCCAAAGTGTGGCTTAAGCACCTCCATCCCTTTGAGAATGTC GTACATATTCAAGAGGCTGGTTACTAGAATCACATCCTATCCTGGCAATGAGATCAGATGCCATCAATGGGAGAAAACCTTGGACAAGCCCCAGCAAGTGCCCTGGCAGAAGAGACTGCATGGATTCCAGGCCTTCAGTGGAACCAGAGAACCCTTAAGTACTTTGGATCTTGCCAAAGCCTTGCAAAAACTTGCAACTAGTTGCACAGGTGAATCTCTGCCAGGAGTTCTCACAGGTGGTCTGAActccagccccaggcccaccccTGCCCAGTCTTCACATTTGGCAGAGATGATTCCAGGAGCTGGTCTGGGTATCTCACAGCTCCTCTGCAAACAATTTCCGGTGACTGAGGAAGATatcag aaacagaaaagtgaaGGTGGCAAGAGAGAGACTGAGGATAGCATTGATTGCAGACAGGCTAGCTATCAAGGCAGAAAAAGTGAGGGGCTAAGAAGGATGTCCTGACAaacactgttaa